GTACTTGTACTGTTCGTGCTTGATCCTTCCAGAACGTGGCAATCGAGATCTTGATGAGCATCAAAGCTAAaagtggggaagggaggaatcATATacacccctgccctgccccagaaTATGAGAGTTGGGAACACAGAAGGAGCCTAATCTGTTCATCTTGTATTGCTTCAGATACTAACAATTAGCAGAAAATGAGTTGTAGGAGACTTGAAAGGGAGCAGAAGCAGGCATATTCCATGTGACTGCTAGTATGAGATGTTGCATGAAGAATGTTATGAAACTGGACTGATTCTTTACTCATGGGGAAGAGAGACTGTAAGAAGGGCCTTTGTCCTCTCTTATGAGCTGATAGGAGATACCACTTGAGGGTGTGCAAACCCCAACCTGCCAACATACATCAAGTGCAAATTTTATATCATCAGAGGTGCAAGTTCCCATTGGCCATAATTTTTTCAAAGTGGAATAAAGGGGTTCTAGGGTGGGGAAAAACTCTATCAGAATGATTACTAAACTGTGTGAGAGAGACCTTTGGTGTTCAGTGCTGAAGCTGAGGAGATGCTACTGAGGAAAGAGCAAGCTATTGAAAGCTAATGCATGGTatccttctgcttccttccagCCACATGCTTGTATTTTAGATTAAATTCTGCAGGAATAAGACCCTGACATCAGTGCCAAATGTGCCAGCGACTAAGGGTGTTTGAGTATATGGATGACTGCTCtgaatcaaataaaaaaaatatttatgagaaAAGAGTCAGATAACCATCCTGAGCAGCCAGTGTACTGGAAGCAGATGTCCCCCTTGTCGACCTGTCTGCAAACAGACTAGCGCTTGTGCCTTGGGGAGAAGCAGATGACTAATAAAGTATTGCTGAATAGCACATTGGTCTGTCCCCTCCTTATTCCACTGAAAAGGAATTTACAAACTGAACTGCTGTTGTAACGAAAATTGGCTATGCGGGTTAGGCATCGTCCTTAGAGCAGCATCCTGAAGGTACTATTAATAGGTCTCTAAACTGGCCaaggataatattttttttgttttgcaggtcCCCTGACTGACCCGTCTCACACCTGGAGAATCCCAGGAGAACCAGCTAATTCCTCATTACTGGCAACACCAATGGATTTCAACGAACAGCTGTTTCGTGGGACTGAGAGCCGAACTGAAAAGGAAGTAATATCTCCTTCTGCAACCAGTAATGTAGTGACAGAGGAGCCAGTGGTAGCTGTGAAGGACGAAGCGGCCATCCTGGGCTCACCTGATGAGAAACCAACAAACGATGCAGTTACAACAACAGTGAGAAGCCCCACTACTCGCTTGCCTTCAGTGGTTCATGTAACTCCTTCAGAAGCCTCAGGCACGGTCCATGAGCTCAAACCTAAAATCCCTAGCTCTGAGATGCCGGGCACTAAAGACATGCCTGAGCCCCGCTCTACCATCCATCCCGAGGGAGACATCACTGCCACCCCCACGACGACAGCTCCCAAGGACGTTGTTCCTACACATGAGGAGGTTTCTGAGGACGGCTCCGGAGACCCGGTGAGGACTAATAGCTTTGACACCCATTCCAGGGAGGTGGCTTTAGTGTTATCTAGTAAGTTGGTTTTGCAGGAAAGGGTGGTAATTTGTCAAAAACAATGATTGATTTACTAGGTTATATTGGTGGAGGGTTttagatgagaaaaaaacaaagctgtggAAAGTCTCCAGTAACAGACATGATGAGAAACATGAATAACCTGCCTTGTATGTCCCAACAGGGAGACTTCATCTTGACTAAAGATGAGGATTTGCTCCCCACCCAGAACTCAGAAGTGCCAGCTGACTCTGGGAGGAATGCCAAAGCAGCAGGAGCCTCGGGAATTATGGACAGAAAAGAAGTTCTTGGAGGTACCTGATATTCTGGATTTCTAGTTGGTAAAAGCAGACTCTCGTAGGAGTCTTCcaggcagcagaagctgcagttCTGCAAGTACATCTCTGAGCATGAAAGCTAACCTTTTACATTAGACCTCTGAAATAAGGGTGGTGATTCGTGATTCTGTGTTGTCAAAACCCTAACAGGGGCATAATATTAATCTGCTAATCGCAAAGCTGCTACTGCTAGTTATCTGGAATTTTGTGTTTAAACCTATTGCTTCGCTTCTCtcaaaaattacagtaaaactGCTCTAATGCTGCCTGGGTCAAATGACTAGAGTTGAACAAGGTAGCCTTGCGTGCTTTGCAGCATAGCCCGCTGGGAGATCTGTTTCTCTAGGTTCACCTCGTGTAGATGAGCAGGCTCTCATCTTGGTAACGGCAGGATGACTGGTTTGGGAAGGGAGCAAAAGGACAAATTAGTTTCTGGAAGTCATGAATTCAGGGACCGCGCAGTAAGGAACAATCTGGAACTTCCAATGATACTAGTGTTGTCTGGTGTGGCATCTAGAGTAATTTGtggctttttcccctttctagGTGTTATTGCTGGAGGACTAGTAGGCTTGGTGTTTGCAGTGTTTCTAGTTGCATTTATGCTGtacagaatgaagaaaaaagacgAAGGCAGCTATTCACTGGATGAACCAAAACAGTCTAATGGAGGATaccaaaaaccacacaaacaagAAGAATTCTATGCATAAACACTGATCTTCAGGACACTTTTTATTCCATCTTTCTTGGACTCTTCTCTCCCTGCACGTGGACCTCCTAGTGTGCTTTGCATTAAACTTAAGCCATATGATCATTGGGTTATTTGCCCTTACCACTTTGCCATTGGAAATTTTATAACTACAAAGTAGATCTGGATTCATTGAAGATTCCCTGCTTTCTTGcacaacttttttattttattttactttttttttttttgaacagaagTGGGACTGCAAGTTCCTAAACTCACTTTGGTTTACCTAAAGACTGCTGGGGCAGGCAGTGGGGAGAAGATAAGGGAGCACTGTATGTATAAACCTCTTGATATTTAGGGAAAGGGCTAGCAAGAATAAACAATTATCAGTGCTCAAATTCTATATAGCAGGGATCCTTCCTATTTAATTCATGTATGTGTTTTAAGTGTAACAAATTGTTGCGCTGGGCAGACCTTTGGTACACTGCAATCCTCTAGCTCTTTCTACCTGCTGTATTTGGAGCACTTAATGCCTATGAAACATCAAAATGAACATGATTTCTAGTGAAAGGAGGCGTGAGGGGCAGGGTAAGCAAATGACTGTCACGTGGTTTAAAATAACTTATATTTTGGAAGCAATATCCCGTAGTCGGAACTGGCTCCTAAGCAGTTGGTGCATACAGTAATACAAAACAAATCCCAAAGACCCGCAAACTAAGTGGAGAGTTCATTTTACCAATAGCGTTGGACTGTCCCACTACTCTCTTGCTCTTTCTAGGCTTTGGtaagaaacaggtttttctaAGCAGTCTCATCTCAGACATTCCCTCTGCTTAGGTGCTGAATCTAGGCTGGGCTGTCATGCTGCAAATACTCTTATCCCACGCTACTGTGTAGTCGCCAGGTGACTGATGGCACGTTGTAGCACCTACCTCTCTGTGCACTGTTTACAGCGGTTGTCTCGGAACGTGGTCTGCCGTCTATGCCACAGGATACCTTGGCACACAGGGGTGGAAGGTAGAAAGCAGCGTATCATGACTTCGCAGCTAAGGAGTAGAGAAGCGTAGCACCCGAAACAAACCTGATGAAGGCTAAGTGTAGGTGGCCTTAAATATATACAACAGTTGGTGTGCTTGACTCTCGCGACTCCAGAACAGCTCTTCAGAAGCTGTTCCTGCACTTTGGAGAGAAGCAGCTCCAGGGATGTCAGACTAGTAAGGGCCGAAAAGCACCTCCTGACGAAAGTCTGGATGCCTGAAGCTGTTGGTGGTCAATGTGCTGTCAGATGCGGGGCACTGAGGCCTCAGTGAGGGTCTGGAGTTCTCCAGAGTATCTCAAACCGAGTGAGAAGAAAAGTGTGGTGTTCTGCACAAGCCTTACTTCTGCTCTGCCTTTCGTTAGCTTCTTGCAAGTTCAGTTCGTCATCACTCAGTGCAGAAGGTATGGGGTGGGTGGAGGAGTGTTTACAACTGATGTAAATATTTGTACTGTTGAGCCAGAGGGAATGATTGGAGAATATTGGAGAACATTGCAACAGTTGGTATAAATGTTGCACATTAACAATAAAACTTAAAAACCTGCGTAATTTAAATGAAGTATAGAACACTCCTGAGCTGCTACGCAGCTAAAATTGGTGCCTTCTCtgcaaacccaagaaaaaaccaaaacacttcttGATTCCAAACTCTTCTTTATGCACAAGGAAAACTTGTGCATACGTGTAGCTGGCTGTTTTTAAGTAAAGCTGCAAAATCCATTACGTAcatttgttggtttgtttttggtgttttgttttttttttttttttaactgaatgaaTTTTTGTAGGTTAATGCAATGACCAGATGGTGTTAATTTCAGCTGTAATTCTTTGCTTTGTATAGGAATGTAGAAATGTTGTTTGATAGGTGTATCTATGAAAAGGTTCTTGTAAAGCACAGGAAGATAAAGTGGTAAACTTCAGTTGTACCTCACAACCTTGctaaggggaaaggaaaaaaactgtatATTTTGGTAGTCTAAACTGACAGTTTGTGAAACAAACATGACATTCTGTGTTATTTAAGTGGTACAAATGAAATATGAGTTCTAACAGAAGATGCAACATTTGGTTATCTGTATGCCATGTAAAAGTATACTGCAATAAATGGCATTTTGGCAAGAATGTGCCTGATCTGTGAACATTGCTCTATATAATACTTCACAAAGTAGATGTGGTTTTTAAGACTGCccagttctttaaaaagttgGATTCCAAGTATGAAATGTGAATTTTGGTGCTAAACCTACAGAGGTTCAGCTCAGATTTTGAAGGGTATGAGTGTGGCCTGCTTCCCTCTTGCCCTGCCCTGGATGTCCGAGTTGTGGTGAGCTGCTCTCCCCTGAGGTAGTGGCGTGGGATATGCACAGGCTGTAGTGGAGACTTGAATGAAATCTCTTCGTTAGAGCCC
This window of the Buteo buteo chromosome 17, bButBut1.hap1.1, whole genome shotgun sequence genome carries:
- the SDC1 gene encoding syndecan-1, which encodes MMSVVAVWLVALCFQAAVPQTTNLNLPPEDLDSSGDDDDAFSGSGAGPLTDPSHTWRIPGEPANSSLLATPMDFNEQLFRGTESRTEKEVISPSATSNVVTEEPVVAVKDEAAILGSPDEKPTNDAVTTTVRSPTTRLPSVVHVTPSEASGTVHELKPKIPSSEMPGTKDMPEPRSTIHPEGDITATPTTTAPKDVVPTHEEVSEDGSGDPGDFILTKDEDLLPTQNSEVPADSGRNAKAAGASGIMDRKEVLGGVIAGGLVGLVFAVFLVAFMLYRMKKKDEGSYSLDEPKQSNGGYQKPHKQEEFYA